Genomic segment of Streptococcus pneumoniae:
TACATTTTGAATCTAATGTTACAAAAAAATGACAAAAATTTCATTTTGGTGTTGACAAAGTTTCTTTCAGATGATATACTAATAGCAGTTAAAAGAAAAGAGGAAATTAAAAATGAAAAAACAATGGATGACCAAGTCAGCAATGGTATTAGTAACAGCTTCACTACTTCTTGGTGCGTGTGGTAATAAAGCAGAAAAAGCAAGTGATGCTAGCTCAAGTACTGCAAAAGTAGAGCAATCTTCTACCAAAGCTTCAAGTAAAGCAAGCAAGATGAATGAAAAATCTTCAAGTGAGATGAATCAAGCAAGCGAAGAAACTCAAACAAGTACTTCTAGTCAAGAAACAACTACAAGCAACAATGAGAATCAAGAAGCAACAGAGAAAAAGGAAACAGCAGCTGCAAGTGCCATTGATGTGAATGCTCTTATAAATGGAGATTTTTCAAGTATTGCAGGAACATGGCAAAATGATAAAGGAGAAACATTAGTATTTTCAAATGACGGATTGGTATCAGAAGATCGTCAACTACTAACAAATGATGTAGTTGCTGGACGTGCTCACTTTACGATCGCTCCAAAAGTTGTAGGAGAAGGTGGAGCATCAGGATTACTTGTTATGCCTACCGGTGTAGCAGCTCCAGGTGGAACAGTATATACACAAGATGCTATTGTGGTAGCTCAGTCAATGTCTGAAGAAGCTCATCCATACTACAAAACAAACTAATCAGTAAATCAATCAGCATGAAAGGACAGGATTCATGCTGATTTTTCTATTTTTTATATGAAATAGTATAATGTAGTTAGAAAATATCGTGCGAGTTGCTTATGGATAGAAAACTATTTGTAAAACAAATCAAAAATCTGCGTTTAAAAAGGACTTCCTAAAGAAAAATTATCTGTGTGCTAATGGACACGACTGGGGGCGAGAAAAGTGCAATTGACAACTGCGACTTTGGAGTATCTGTCCAAATGATTTGGATGGAGTGGGAGTATTACATCTTTCACGAGAAAAAAGCTAACTTGCCAAAAGAGTGTCAAAATCTCAAGTATCCATTCTTGCTTGGAAAGTTAGAAGAAAAAGAAAGAATATTTCAAAAATGTTACAAATGTTTCAAAAATGTGTTGACAAGATACACAATTGGTATTATAATATAAACAAAAAAGCGAGGTATCTATCATGAAAAAACAAAGAATTCTATCCATGTTTGCACTAACTTCTGTTGCCATTCTACTCACCGCTTGTGGTGGAGAGAAGAAAGAAGCAGGTCAAGCTTCTTCTAGTTCAGTGAAAATTGAAAAAAAGGCGAGCAAAAGCGAAACTAAGAAAAACAGCTCTACTAAATCAAGCAAGGATTCTGAAATGAAAGCTACTGAGACAAGTTCGTCAACGATGGAAAATGTCACAAGTGGAG
This window contains:
- a CDS encoding DUF6287 domain-containing protein is translated as MKKQWMTKSAMVLVTASLLLGACGNKAEKASDASSSTAKVEQSSTKASSKASKMNEKSSSEMNQASEETQTSTSSQETTTSNNENQEATEKKETAAASAIDVNALINGDFSSIAGTWQNDKGETLVFSNDGLVSEDRQLLTNDVVAGRAHFTIAPKVVGEGGASGLLVMPTGVAAPGGTVYTQDAIVVAQSMSEEAHPYYKTN